The following are encoded together in the Phragmites australis chromosome 19, lpPhrAust1.1, whole genome shotgun sequence genome:
- the LOC133900023 gene encoding OBERON-like protein — MGTSSDANFHQEPPQGMPPPRHNGHTPTLQTSLSLAALSDQVSSPPDTQEPLSNSDQGHDSATESASSQGTWPGEPSKSGGPAVAAAPITTVRIVDKEEEVVGNGVSKPQAVRRIPSAGRMTLREVARDRIDLVAEKMKVMSEELLEEIKTELRSILEGAGGSHHIEEFLYLQKLVQGRVDLTPAMLSMAHHVQLEILVSIKTGIQAFLHPSVNIPQSRLAEVFLYKRCRNIACQSALPAEDCRCNICTNRNGFCNLCMCVICNKFDFEVNTCRWIGCDVCSHWTHTDCAIRDGHIGTGQKIKNGIGHAEMLFRCQACQRTSELLGWVRDVFQQCAPGWDRDALLRELDYVCKIFRLSEDSKGRTLFRKCVELIERLRSGSAESMSPRMLLQALQELDIDSPKNYENEEPGCLITPQEACNRIAEVVQEAVRKMELVAEEKMRMYKRARLAVEACDRELEEKARQVQELKAERLRKKQQAEDLESIMRLKQAEAEMFQLKANEARQEAERLRSIALAKSEKAEQDYASLYLKRRLEEAEAEKQYLFERIKLQENQRPPPGAGAGASSSGVGVGLGAGDPSQMMMLSKIQDLLKNVRSMPSTKSDGQQSK, encoded by the exons ATGGGAACCTCATCGGACGCAAACTTCCACCAGGAGCCCCCGCAGGGGATGCCACCTCCTCGCCACAATGGCCACACGCCAACTCTGCAGACGTCCCTCTCTCTGGCCGCCTTGTCGGATCAGGTCAGTTCGCCTCCAGACACGCAGGAGCCGTTGTCGAATTCCGATCAGGGGCACGACTCTGCTACCGAGAGTGCCAGCTCCCAGGGGACGTGGCCTGGGGAGCCGAGCAAGAGCGGTGGCCCTGCTGTAGCAGCTGCACCAATAACAACAGTGAGGATAGTGgataaggaggaggaggtggtcggTAATGGTGTCTCTAAGCCGCAGGCTGTCCGTAGGATCCCGAGTGCTGGTCGGATGACTCTCAGGGAGGTTGCTCGGGACAGAATTGACCTTGTCGCGGAGAAGATGAAGGTTATGAGTGAGGAGCTCTTGGAAGAGATCAAGACTGAGCTCCGGTCGATCCTGGAGGGGGCTGGTGGTTCGCACCATATCGAGGAGTTCTTGTATCTGCAGAAACTCGTCCAGGGTAGGGTTGATTTGACACCAGCAATGCTTTCAATGGCCCACCATGTGCAGCTGGAGATCCTTGTTTCCATCAAGACTGGGATCCAGGCGTTTTTGCATCCTAGTGTTAACATACCCCAGAGTCGCCTTGCTGAAGTTTTCTTGTACAAGAGGTGCCGGAACATTGCATGCCAGAGTGCTCTCCCTGCCGAGGACTGTAGGTGCAACATTTGCACCAACAGGAATGGATTTTGCAacctctgtatgtgtgtgatctGCAATAAGTTTGATTTTGAAGTCAATACTTGCCGCTGGATTGGGTGTGATGTCTGCTCCCACTGGACTCACACCGATTGTGCAATTCGTGATGGGCATATTGGGACTGGACAGAAAATTAAGAATGGCATTGGCCATGCAGAGATGCTTTTCCGGTGCCAGGCCTGCCAAAGGACATCCGAATTGTTGGGATGGGTTAGGGATGTCTTCCAACAATGTGCACCTGGTTGGGACAGGGATGCCTTGTTACGGGAACTTGACTATGTTTGTAAGATATTCCGTCTAAGTGAGGACTCAAAAGGGAGGACATTGTTCAGGAAATGTGTTGAGCTAATTGAAAGATTGAGGAGTGGTTCTGCTGAATCCATGAGTCCTAGGATGCTGCTACAGGCACTCCAAG AGCTAGATATTGATTCCCCAAAGAACTATGAGAATGAAGAGCCAGGGTGCTTGATCACTCCCCAGGAGGCCTGCAACCGAATTGCCGAGGTCGTCCAGGAGGCTGTTAGAAAGATGGAGCTCGTGGCGGAAGAGAAAATGCGAATGTACAAACGTGCCCGCCTCGCCGTGGAGGCCTGCGACCGCGAGCTGGAGGAGAAGGCCCGGCAAGTCCAGGAGCTCAAAGCCGAACGTCTGCGGAAGAAGCAGCAGGCAGAGGATCTGGAGAGCATCATGCGGCTAAAGCAGGCGGAGGCGGAGATGTTCCAGCTCAAGGCGAATGAggcccggcaggaggccgagcggCTGCGGAGCATCGCACTCGCCAAGTCGGAGAAAGCGGAGCAAGACTACGCCAGCCTGTACCTCAAGCGCCGCCTGGAGGAGGCTGAGGCGGAGAAGCAGTACCTCTTCGAGAGGATCAAGCTGCAGGAGAACCAGAGGCCGCCGCCTGGGGCTGGGGCGGGCGCGAGCAGCAGCGGTGTTGGTGTGGGCCTCGGCGCCGGCGACCCCTCACAGATGATGATGCTGTCCAAGATCCAGGACCTGCTGAAGAACGTCCGCAGCATGCCGTCCACCAAGTCGGACGGGCAGCAGTCGAAATAA
- the LOC133900030 gene encoding uncharacterized protein LOC133900030, translating to MTTSRRLADRKTAKFQKNITRRGSVPETTVKKGNDYPVGPLVLGFFIFVVIGSSLFQIIRTATSGGMA from the exons ATG ACTACTTCAAGGCGGCTTGCTGACAGGAAGACTGCAAAGTTCCAGAAGAACATCACCAGGAGGGGTTCGGTGCCTGAAACTACTGTGAAGAAGGGGAATGACTACCCTGTTGGACCTTTAGTGCTTGGGTTCTTCATCTTTGTCGTGATTGGATCAT CGTTGTTTCAGATAATCAGGACGGCAACTAGTGGCGGGATGGCTTAA